Proteins from one Parvibaculum lavamentivorans DS-1 genomic window:
- a CDS encoding TRAP transporter substrate-binding protein yields MKRREFLGVAAGAIAMPAIVTAARGDNAIEWRMATAWPKGAPGVGVNAQRLADRIGAMSGGRLTVKLYGAGEIVPPFEVFDAVSQGVCEMGHGTPYYWQGKNPVFHYFTGVPFGLMAHEMAGWLQFGGGQALWEEAYAPFGVLPFYAGSSGVQAGGWFNREIKTLDDLKGLKFRIAGLGGEVMRRLGASVVLTPPGEIFTSMKSKTIDAAEWVGPWNDVAFGLHKVARYYYLPAFHEAGPSLELILSREKFAALPEDLKEVVRGAALASAGETLSDFTFHNIEAFAGLEADGTTEFRQWPEPVAAAMAKVSGEVLAELAATSDLAGRIAGAYGDYLAKARAWSEWSEAAMLSLRNRHPAG; encoded by the coding sequence ATGAAACGCAGGGAATTTCTCGGCGTCGCCGCAGGCGCGATCGCCATGCCGGCGATTGTGACCGCGGCGCGGGGCGACAACGCCATCGAATGGCGCATGGCAACGGCTTGGCCGAAGGGAGCGCCGGGCGTCGGCGTCAACGCGCAGCGTCTCGCGGACCGGATCGGCGCGATGTCCGGCGGGCGCCTTACGGTCAAGCTCTATGGGGCGGGCGAAATCGTGCCGCCTTTCGAAGTGTTCGATGCCGTGTCTCAGGGCGTGTGCGAGATGGGGCACGGCACGCCTTACTACTGGCAGGGGAAGAACCCGGTTTTCCACTATTTCACGGGTGTGCCCTTCGGCCTCATGGCGCATGAAATGGCCGGCTGGTTGCAATTCGGCGGCGGCCAGGCGCTGTGGGAGGAAGCCTATGCGCCATTCGGCGTGCTTCCCTTTTATGCCGGTTCGAGCGGTGTGCAGGCGGGCGGCTGGTTCAATCGCGAGATCAAGACGCTGGACGATCTGAAGGGGCTCAAATTCCGCATTGCAGGGCTTGGCGGCGAGGTGATGCGGCGGCTCGGCGCGAGCGTGGTACTGACACCGCCCGGCGAAATATTCACCTCGATGAAGAGCAAGACGATCGATGCCGCCGAATGGGTGGGGCCGTGGAACGACGTCGCCTTCGGACTCCACAAGGTCGCGCGATATTACTACCTGCCTGCCTTTCATGAAGCGGGACCGTCGCTCGAGCTCATCTTATCCCGGGAAAAATTCGCGGCACTGCCGGAAGACCTGAAAGAGGTCGTCCGAGGCGCGGCGCTGGCGAGCGCCGGTGAGACGCTTTCAGACTTCACGTTTCACAACATCGAGGCCTTTGCGGGGCTTGAGGCCGACGGAACAACCGAGTTCCGGCAATGGCCGGAGCCCGTCGCCGCGGCGATGGCGAAGGTGTCGGGAGAGGTTCTGGCCGAGCTGGCGGCGACCAGCGATCTCGCCGGCCGGATCGCCGGCGCCTATGGCGATTATCTGGCAAAGGCGCGGGCCTGGTCCGAATGGAGCGAGGCGGCAATGCTGTCGCTGAGGAACCGGCATCCGGCCGGGTGA
- a CDS encoding CAP domain-containing protein yields the protein MRSIAATACFLFLSVALAACAGPAADKPLAVNIKSLPAGASSAAQADSPLSRAVLKSVNAFRAGKGIGTLSADATLQRAAAVHAADMAMRDYFGHHNPEGQGPRERVLAVNPEFKGRVAENLQMVEGPSYAAMSDDALAKVLTDKWAQSPMHRKNMQLPDMTQSGVGIARSGEKIIAVQVFSGP from the coding sequence ATGCGCAGCATCGCCGCCACCGCCTGCTTTCTGTTTCTATCCGTTGCCCTCGCCGCCTGCGCGGGGCCTGCGGCGGACAAGCCGCTGGCGGTGAACATTAAAAGTCTTCCGGCCGGGGCCAGCAGCGCGGCACAGGCCGACAGCCCGCTCAGCCGGGCGGTCCTGAAAAGCGTGAATGCCTTCCGTGCGGGCAAGGGGATAGGCACGCTTTCAGCCGATGCGACGCTGCAGCGCGCGGCGGCGGTGCATGCGGCCGACATGGCGATGCGCGATTATTTCGGCCATCACAATCCGGAGGGACAAGGACCGCGCGAACGGGTGCTGGCGGTCAATCCGGAGTTCAAGGGCCGGGTCGCGGAGAACCTTCAGATGGTGGAGGGGCCGAGCTATGCGGCGATGAGCGATGACGCGCTGGCAAAGGTGCTTACCGACAAATGGGCGCAGAGCCCGATGCACCGCAAGAACATGCAGCTTCCGGACATGACGCAGAGCGGTGTCGGCATTGCGCGGAGCGGTGAAAAGATCATTGCGGTACAGGTGTTTTCGGGTCCCTGA
- a CDS encoding MerR family transcriptional regulator, whose amino-acid sequence MEQQVHAASSDALRRNGGDVASAGTTFSITELADEFGLTTRAIRFYEDKGLLSPERRGQSRIYYPRDRARLTLIVRGKNVGLALNEIKEILSLYDQHDGCETQNRVAVDKFRRRIAMLRQQRNEIDLQIKTLEDSCARLEAQIVEQVKAGKATEAAPKAAAKRTSTKKPEKAIV is encoded by the coding sequence ATGGAACAGCAGGTTCATGCCGCCTCCAGTGACGCGCTCCGGCGCAATGGCGGCGACGTCGCAAGCGCCGGTACCACATTTTCGATAACCGAACTTGCCGATGAGTTCGGCCTCACCACCCGGGCCATCCGCTTTTACGAGGACAAGGGGCTCCTGTCGCCGGAGCGTCGCGGCCAGTCCCGCATCTATTATCCGCGTGACCGCGCCCGCCTCACATTGATCGTGCGCGGCAAGAACGTCGGTCTCGCCTTGAACGAAATCAAGGAAATCCTGAGCCTTTACGATCAGCATGATGGCTGCGAAACGCAGAACCGTGTCGCCGTGGACAAGTTCCGCCGGCGCATTGCCATGCTTCGTCAGCAGCGCAACGAAATCGACCTGCAGATTAAGACGCTGGAAGACAGCTGCGCCCGCCTCGAAGCGCAGATCGTGGAGCAGGTGAAGGCCGGCAAGGCGACGGAGGCGGCTCCGAAAGCTGCCGCAAAAAGGACGAGCACCAAAAAGCCCGAAAAGGCTATCGTCTAG
- a CDS encoding acyl-CoA dehydrogenase C-terminal domain-containing protein, translated as MPIYKAPLREYRFLLNELLDFSQYAHLPGFADAPADLVDAILEEAAKLTEEVLLPLNQIGDREGCKLENGVVTTPTGFKEAYKTLVDGGWPALVADTAYGGQGLPNALGVIFNEMVSSANMAFGMYPGLSHGAYSALSQHGTDEQKKKYLPKLVTGEWTGTMNLTEPHCGTDLGLLRTKAVPVGDGSFKISGQKIFISAGEHDLADNILHLVLARIEGAPAGVKGISLFLVPKFLVNEDGSLGNRNGVSCGSLEEKMGIHGNATCVLNYDEAIGWLVGEEHKGLRAMFTMMNEARLGVGLQGLSQSEAAYQNAVTYALERLQGRSLTGPKAADKAADPLIVHPDIRRMLLDIKSFNEGARALLVWTALHGDLSHRSDDEKTREFGEDMMSLLTPVLKGYFTDRGFMNAVDAQQVYGGHGYIEEWGMEQFVRDARIAMIYEGANGVQALDLVGRKLAQNGGRAVFAFFKTIDDFAAQNQGDEKLKPFVEPLIRARKDLEAATLWFMENALQNADHAGAGSTPYMHLFGVTGLALMWAMMAKAAHERLATLNGGDKAYYETKIKTGRYYMEHVVPETATHLARIRHGADPMMSLAANEF; from the coding sequence ATGCCCATCTACAAAGCGCCGCTGCGCGAATATCGCTTTTTGCTGAACGAGCTTCTCGACTTCTCGCAATATGCGCATCTGCCCGGCTTCGCCGACGCACCGGCTGATCTCGTGGACGCAATTCTCGAAGAAGCGGCAAAGCTGACGGAAGAGGTGCTGCTGCCTTTGAACCAGATCGGCGATCGCGAGGGCTGCAAGCTCGAAAATGGCGTGGTGACCACGCCCACGGGCTTCAAGGAAGCCTACAAGACGCTGGTCGATGGCGGCTGGCCGGCGCTCGTTGCCGATACGGCCTATGGCGGGCAGGGGCTGCCGAATGCGCTGGGCGTCATCTTCAACGAGATGGTGTCCTCCGCCAACATGGCCTTCGGCATGTATCCGGGCTTGAGCCACGGTGCCTATTCCGCCCTTTCGCAGCACGGCACCGATGAGCAGAAGAAGAAATATCTGCCGAAGCTCGTCACCGGCGAGTGGACCGGCACGATGAACCTCACCGAGCCCCATTGCGGCACCGATCTCGGCCTCTTGCGGACGAAGGCCGTGCCCGTCGGCGACGGGTCCTTCAAGATCAGCGGACAGAAGATTTTCATCTCCGCCGGCGAGCACGATCTCGCCGACAACATCCTCCACCTTGTCCTGGCCCGCATCGAAGGCGCGCCCGCCGGCGTCAAGGGCATCTCGCTCTTCCTCGTCCCGAAATTCCTCGTGAACGAAGACGGCTCCCTCGGAAACCGCAACGGCGTCTCCTGCGGATCGCTTGAAGAAAAAATGGGCATCCACGGCAACGCCACCTGCGTCCTGAATTATGACGAGGCCATTGGCTGGCTCGTCGGCGAGGAGCACAAGGGCCTCCGCGCCATGTTCACAATGATGAACGAGGCGCGCCTCGGTGTCGGTCTTCAGGGTCTGTCGCAGTCGGAAGCGGCCTATCAAAACGCCGTCACCTATGCGCTGGAGCGCCTTCAGGGACGTTCGCTGACGGGCCCCAAGGCGGCGGACAAGGCGGCCGACCCGCTGATCGTCCATCCCGACATTCGCCGCATGCTGCTCGACATCAAATCCTTCAACGAAGGTGCACGCGCTCTCCTTGTCTGGACGGCTCTGCACGGCGATCTCTCGCACCGGTCAGACGATGAAAAGACCCGCGAGTTCGGCGAAGACATGATGTCGCTGCTGACCCCGGTGCTGAAGGGTTACTTCACCGACCGCGGCTTCATGAATGCTGTCGACGCGCAACAGGTCTATGGCGGACATGGCTATATCGAAGAGTGGGGCATGGAACAGTTCGTGCGCGATGCCCGTATCGCCATGATCTATGAAGGCGCGAACGGCGTTCAGGCGCTCGACCTTGTGGGCCGCAAGCTTGCGCAAAACGGCGGCCGCGCCGTCTTCGCCTTCTTCAAGACAATCGACGATTTCGCGGCGCAGAACCAGGGCGACGAGAAGTTGAAACCTTTTGTGGAGCCGCTCATCCGCGCCCGCAAGGATCTGGAGGCCGCAACGCTCTGGTTCATGGAGAACGCGCTTCAAAACGCGGATCACGCAGGCGCCGGCTCCACGCCCTATATGCACCTCTTCGGCGTCACCGGCCTCGCTCTCATGTGGGCCATGATGGCAAAGGCCGCGCATGAAAGGCTTGCCACCCTGAATGGGGGCGACAAGGCCTATTACGAAACGAAAATAAAAACCGGCCGCTACTACATGGAACATGTGGTGCCCGAGACGGCGACGCATCTTGCGCGCATCCGTCACGGTGCCGATCCCATGATGTCGCTGGCCGCGAACGAATTCTAA
- a CDS encoding acyl-CoA dehydrogenase family protein, which translates to MSLNAGYKSPWLNEELEILQSAVAKFYEKEFQPHVERWEDQGCVDRDAWLKAGEAGILCASIKEEYGGGGGNFGHEMVIAEEQGRAGISGFGNSVHSGIVAHYIQSYGTEDQKKKWLPKMASGEIVGAIAMTEPGTGSDLQGVKTTAKKSGNQYVVNGQKTFITNGQQANLICVVAKTDPAGGAKGTSLIMVETDEVEGFRRGRNLKKMGQKAQDTSELFFDEVKVPTSNLLGTEEGKGFFQLMQQLPQERLIIAVQACVAMEMALKYTTDYVKERTAFGQRILDFQNTQFKLAECKTEATIARVFVDDCAVKLLDGKLDATTAAMAKWWTTQKENEIIDTCLQFFGGYGYMMEYPIAKLYTNARIQKIYGGTNEIMKMLVARTL; encoded by the coding sequence ATGAGTCTGAACGCCGGTTACAAATCGCCGTGGTTGAACGAAGAACTGGAAATTCTCCAGAGTGCCGTCGCCAAGTTCTACGAGAAGGAATTTCAGCCGCATGTGGAACGGTGGGAAGACCAGGGCTGCGTTGACCGTGACGCTTGGCTGAAGGCGGGCGAAGCCGGCATTCTTTGCGCCTCCATCAAGGAGGAATATGGCGGCGGCGGCGGCAATTTTGGCCATGAAATGGTGATCGCCGAGGAACAGGGCCGCGCCGGCATTTCCGGCTTCGGCAATTCGGTTCATTCAGGCATCGTCGCTCACTACATCCAGTCTTACGGTACCGAAGACCAGAAGAAGAAGTGGCTGCCCAAAATGGCGTCGGGCGAAATTGTCGGTGCCATCGCCATGACGGAGCCGGGTACAGGGTCGGACCTTCAAGGCGTGAAGACCACCGCAAAGAAGTCCGGCAACCAGTATGTCGTGAATGGACAGAAGACGTTCATCACCAATGGTCAGCAGGCGAACCTCATCTGCGTCGTCGCCAAGACCGATCCGGCTGGCGGCGCCAAGGGCACCTCCCTCATCATGGTCGAGACGGATGAGGTTGAAGGTTTCCGCCGGGGCCGCAACCTGAAGAAGATGGGCCAGAAGGCGCAGGACACGTCGGAGCTCTTCTTCGACGAGGTAAAAGTGCCGACCTCGAACCTCCTTGGCACCGAAGAAGGCAAGGGCTTCTTTCAGCTCATGCAGCAGCTTCCGCAAGAACGGCTCATCATCGCGGTGCAGGCCTGTGTCGCCATGGAGATGGCGCTCAAATATACGACCGATTATGTAAAGGAGCGCACGGCCTTCGGGCAGCGCATCCTCGATTTTCAGAACACGCAGTTCAAACTCGCGGAATGCAAGACCGAGGCGACCATAGCCCGCGTCTTCGTCGACGACTGCGCGGTGAAGCTGCTCGACGGCAAGCTCGACGCGACGACAGCCGCCATGGCCAAGTGGTGGACGACGCAGAAGGAAAACGAAATCATCGACACCTGCCTGCAGTTCTTCGGCGGCTATGGCTACATGATGGAATATCCCATCGCCAAGCTCTACACGAATGCCCGCATCCAGAAGATTTACGGCGGCACCAACGAAATCATGAAGATGCTGGTCGCCCGCACGCTCTGA
- a CDS encoding acetyl-CoA C-acetyltransferase produces MTECFVYDAVRTPRGKGKKDGALHEVTALELSTQTLKAIRDRNDLDTSKVDDVVLGCVDPVGEQGGDIARIAVLNADYAQTTAGVQINRFCASGLEATNMAAAKVMSGEADMAIGGGVESMSRVGMGASGGSWSTDPNIAFKSYFTPQGIGADLISTKYGFSRADVDAYAVESQKRAKNAWDKGYFSKSVIPVKDINGLTILDHDEHMRPDATMQSLAALQPSFASLGEFAFDGVALDRYPEIEEINHMHHAGNSSGIVDGASAVLVGNGPTGKALGLKPRARIRAMASIGSEPCIMLTGPADVSRKALAKAGMKPEDIDLYELNEAFASVVLRMMQALDIPHDKMNVNGGAIAMGHPLGATGGMILGTVLDELERRDLNTALITLCVGAGMGTATIIERV; encoded by the coding sequence ATGACCGAATGTTTTGTCTATGACGCCGTGCGCACACCGCGCGGCAAGGGCAAGAAGGATGGCGCGCTCCACGAAGTGACCGCGCTTGAACTCTCCACCCAGACGCTGAAGGCGATCCGCGACCGCAACGATCTCGACACATCGAAAGTCGATGACGTCGTGCTCGGCTGCGTCGACCCCGTCGGCGAACAGGGGGGCGATATCGCCCGCATCGCCGTGCTGAACGCCGACTACGCGCAGACGACGGCCGGCGTGCAGATCAACCGCTTCTGCGCCTCCGGCCTCGAAGCCACCAACATGGCGGCGGCAAAGGTCATGTCCGGCGAAGCCGACATGGCAATCGGCGGCGGCGTCGAGTCTATGTCGCGCGTCGGCATGGGCGCCTCGGGCGGCTCGTGGTCGACAGATCCCAACATCGCGTTCAAGTCCTACTTCACGCCCCAGGGCATCGGCGCCGATCTCATCTCCACCAAATACGGCTTCTCCCGCGCCGACGTCGACGCCTATGCGGTCGAAAGCCAGAAGCGCGCGAAGAACGCCTGGGACAAAGGCTATTTTTCCAAATCCGTCATCCCGGTGAAGGATATCAACGGCCTCACCATCCTCGACCATGACGAGCACATGCGTCCCGATGCGACCATGCAGTCGCTCGCCGCGTTGCAGCCCTCCTTTGCCTCGCTCGGCGAATTCGCCTTCGATGGCGTCGCCCTCGACCGCTATCCGGAAATCGAGGAGATCAACCATATGCACCACGCCGGCAATTCGTCCGGCATCGTCGATGGCGCCTCCGCAGTCCTCGTCGGCAACGGTCCGACCGGCAAGGCCCTCGGCCTGAAGCCCCGCGCCCGCATCCGCGCCATGGCCTCCATCGGCTCGGAGCCCTGCATCATGCTGACGGGCCCCGCGGACGTATCGCGCAAGGCGCTGGCCAAGGCTGGCATGAAGCCCGAAGACATCGACCTCTACGAGTTGAACGAAGCCTTCGCCTCCGTCGTGCTCCGCATGATGCAGGCGCTCGACATTCCGCACGACAAGATGAACGTCAATGGCGGCGCCATCGCGATGGGCCATCCCCTTGGCGCCACCGGCGGCATGATCCTCGGCACCGTGCTCGACGAGCTCGAACGCCGCGATCTCAACACGGCCCTCATCACGCTCTGCGTGGGCGCGGGCATGGGCACCGCCACCATCATCGAACGCGTGTGA
- a CDS encoding 3-hydroxyacyl-CoA dehydrogenase NAD-binding domain-containing protein, with translation MTPYENFKFELDADGIALITWDMPGRSMNVLSQSSMADMASIIEKIMSDDAIKGAVLTSGKDAFCAGADLSMMGGQAGGSGSGSQEDRVKAMYEGNLKFNMLLRGLETCGKPVVAAINGTALGGGLEVTLACHYRIASDNPKTQIGLPEAKVGLLPGGGGTQRLPRLIGAQAALPLILQGTSLDPQKALKAGILHKVVPAAELIPAAKAWLKEGLAQPKVKLGKKGPEVYAIAIQPWDREGYKVPGGDPNGKGGSQVFTIGNATLHKQTHGNFPAQKFIMSCVYEGLQVPIEAGLRIETRYFTKLLMDPRSKAMIRSLFLSMQELAKGARRPSGVPAFQVKKLGILGAGMMGAGIAYVSAQAGMEVVLLDTDQANAEKGKAYSEKLLKKALERGKTTQEKADKLLGLIKPTTNYDDLKGADLVIEAVFESRDIKAEVTKKAEPMLAAGGIYGSNTSTLPITGLAEASAKPDNFIGIHFFSPVDKMQLVEIIMGKKTSDETLAKAMDYVKQIRKTPIVVNDSRGFYTSRCFGTYVGEGLAMLGEGVPPAMIENVGKMTGMPMAPLALNDEVSLDLAYKVREQTKKDLGDKYVGSPADDLVKKMVVDLGRVGKKAGKGFYDYPADGKKKLWPGLADLAGKSQDPDDLDVQELKNRFLYIQALEAARCFEEGVVTDVRDADVGAILGWGFAPWAGGPLSLIDMVGTKEFVEACDKLAQKYGPRFTPGKLLRDMAEKGDTFYGRFAPSKEKAAA, from the coding sequence ATGACCCCTTACGAAAATTTCAAATTCGAACTCGACGCAGACGGCATCGCCCTCATCACCTGGGACATGCCTGGCCGTTCGATGAACGTCCTCTCGCAAAGCTCGATGGCCGATATGGCCTCGATCATCGAGAAGATCATGTCGGACGATGCCATCAAGGGCGCCGTCCTCACCTCCGGCAAGGATGCCTTCTGCGCCGGCGCCGATCTCTCCATGATGGGCGGGCAGGCCGGCGGTTCGGGCAGCGGCTCGCAGGAAGATCGCGTCAAGGCGATGTATGAGGGCAACCTCAAATTCAACATGCTGCTGCGCGGCCTCGAAACCTGCGGCAAGCCCGTGGTCGCCGCGATCAACGGCACCGCGCTTGGCGGCGGCCTCGAGGTCACGCTTGCCTGCCATTACCGCATCGCCAGCGACAATCCGAAAACGCAGATCGGCCTGCCCGAAGCGAAGGTCGGCCTCCTGCCCGGCGGCGGCGGCACGCAGCGTCTGCCGCGTCTCATCGGCGCGCAGGCCGCCCTGCCGCTGATCCTTCAGGGCACCTCGCTTGATCCGCAAAAGGCGTTGAAGGCCGGCATCCTCCACAAGGTCGTGCCCGCCGCCGAACTCATCCCGGCCGCCAAGGCATGGCTGAAGGAAGGTCTCGCCCAGCCAAAGGTCAAACTCGGCAAGAAGGGCCCCGAGGTTTACGCCATCGCCATCCAGCCCTGGGACCGCGAAGGCTACAAGGTGCCCGGCGGTGACCCGAACGGGAAAGGCGGAAGTCAGGTCTTCACCATCGGCAATGCCACGCTGCACAAGCAGACGCATGGCAACTTCCCGGCGCAGAAGTTCATCATGTCCTGCGTCTATGAAGGACTCCAGGTGCCGATCGAGGCGGGGCTCCGCATCGAGACGCGCTACTTCACCAAGCTGCTGATGGACCCGCGTTCCAAGGCGATGATCCGTTCGCTCTTCCTCTCCATGCAGGAACTCGCCAAGGGCGCGCGCCGCCCGTCGGGCGTTCCCGCCTTCCAGGTGAAGAAGCTCGGCATTCTCGGCGCGGGCATGATGGGTGCGGGCATTGCTTATGTCTCGGCCCAGGCCGGCATGGAAGTCGTGCTCCTCGACACCGATCAGGCGAATGCCGAAAAGGGAAAGGCCTATTCGGAGAAACTTCTGAAGAAGGCGCTCGAACGCGGCAAGACCACGCAGGAAAAAGCGGATAAGCTGCTCGGCCTTATCAAGCCGACGACGAATTACGACGACCTCAAGGGCGCCGACCTCGTCATCGAAGCTGTGTTCGAAAGCCGCGACATCAAGGCGGAAGTGACGAAGAAGGCCGAACCGATGCTCGCTGCTGGCGGCATCTACGGTTCCAACACCTCGACGCTGCCGATCACCGGTCTCGCGGAAGCCTCCGCGAAGCCCGATAACTTCATTGGCATCCACTTCTTCTCGCCCGTCGACAAGATGCAGCTTGTCGAAATCATCATGGGCAAGAAGACGAGCGACGAAACCCTCGCCAAGGCGATGGACTACGTGAAGCAGATCAGGAAAACGCCGATCGTCGTCAACGACAGCCGCGGCTTCTACACCTCGCGCTGCTTCGGCACCTATGTCGGCGAAGGGCTCGCCATGCTGGGCGAGGGCGTACCCCCCGCCATGATCGAGAATGTCGGCAAGATGACCGGCATGCCGATGGCGCCGCTCGCCTTGAACGACGAAGTCTCGCTCGATCTCGCCTACAAGGTGCGCGAGCAGACGAAGAAGGACCTCGGCGACAAATATGTCGGCTCGCCGGCAGACGATCTCGTCAAGAAGATGGTCGTGGACCTCGGCCGCGTCGGCAAGAAGGCGGGCAAGGGCTTCTACGACTATCCCGCAGACGGCAAGAAGAAGCTCTGGCCGGGCCTCGCAGATCTCGCCGGTAAATCGCAAGACCCCGACGACCTCGATGTGCAGGAGCTGAAAAACCGCTTCCTCTACATTCAGGCGCTCGAAGCCGCGCGCTGCTTCGAGGAAGGCGTGGTGACCGACGTGCGCGATGCGGATGTCGGCGCCATCCTCGGCTGGGGCTTCGCGCCCTGGGCCGGCGGCCCGCTCTCGCTGATCGACATGGTCGGCACGAAAGAGTTTGTCGAAGCCTGCGACAAGCTTGCCCAGAAATACGGGCCCCGCTTCACGCCGGGCAAGCTCCTGCGCGACATGGCCGAAAAGGGCGACACCTTCTACGGCCGCTTCGCACCGTCGAAGGAGAAGGCGGCCGCCTGA
- a CDS encoding DUF1302 domain-containing protein — MSASKRGRHLCGLLVSGMLTAAYAGPAAAVEYNFGEATLSIDSIASVGMTMRVSKQDCMYIAVVNGGCPDGIGQSANINTDDGNINFDQWDIVSAPVKVVSDAELRWKNFGAFVRAKAYYDYIVHEEAGTNSTDYGVRPLTDALRGDDARNAARGVDLLDAFVFADFDVGSVPTSVRFGKQVINWGESLAIQGGINQFNAIDVAAIRLPGSELKEALTPEESIYVNVVLPANLSFEAFYAFNWRQTELDPVSTFFSGADIVGPGGAYVNTVIPEQPNPNTAATLYRAPSDEPDDQGQFGTKLGYWAGWLNGGTELGLYYVNYHSKAPFIEYSNGFPPAIAGLVGGLAGGFPAQYYRTAFPEDIEYVGTSFATTVAGTAVAGEVLYSWNTPFQISSSEILGARWIDNSSGGLAGATVLPYDMTPGAFPAGYFREDVITGQVSTITILNPSNAVPKFFRSDLAILIVNAGFQYLPSISDARLSVLSGGRGSEISHPNPLVQGALFNVNQELIHADTFSSGYRVIAGLDYNNVLNTPWKLSPNIQWQHDLGTSAGSIGPGFLQDRMTASVGVTANLQNVWQAELRYTNSFGNKFQNYTQDRDFVSFSVSYAF; from the coding sequence ATGAGTGCGAGCAAGCGAGGACGCCACCTTTGCGGGCTTCTTGTATCCGGCATGCTGACTGCCGCATACGCGGGCCCCGCAGCCGCAGTGGAATACAATTTCGGCGAAGCAACACTGTCGATCGACTCGATCGCATCCGTCGGCATGACGATGCGCGTGTCGAAGCAGGACTGTATGTATATCGCGGTGGTGAACGGCGGGTGCCCGGACGGCATCGGCCAATCGGCCAACATCAATACCGATGACGGCAATATAAACTTCGACCAGTGGGATATCGTCTCGGCGCCGGTGAAGGTCGTCAGCGACGCAGAACTTCGCTGGAAGAACTTCGGTGCATTCGTGCGCGCCAAGGCCTACTACGACTACATCGTGCACGAGGAAGCCGGAACCAACTCCACGGACTACGGCGTCCGGCCGCTTACCGACGCGCTCCGCGGCGACGATGCACGGAACGCAGCACGCGGCGTGGATTTGCTCGATGCTTTCGTCTTCGCGGATTTCGATGTTGGCAGCGTGCCCACATCGGTTCGCTTCGGCAAACAAGTGATCAACTGGGGCGAAAGCCTTGCCATTCAGGGCGGCATCAACCAGTTCAATGCCATCGACGTTGCCGCCATCCGCCTGCCGGGTTCAGAATTGAAGGAGGCGCTGACGCCGGAGGAAAGCATATATGTGAACGTTGTGCTTCCGGCCAACTTGAGCTTCGAAGCATTTTACGCGTTCAACTGGCGGCAGACGGAACTCGACCCCGTGAGCACCTTTTTCTCGGGCGCGGATATTGTCGGGCCGGGTGGCGCCTATGTGAATACGGTGATCCCCGAGCAGCCCAATCCGAACACGGCAGCAACGCTCTATCGAGCGCCCAGCGACGAGCCCGACGATCAGGGCCAGTTCGGCACCAAGCTTGGTTACTGGGCGGGATGGCTCAATGGCGGTACGGAGCTGGGGCTTTACTATGTGAACTACCACTCCAAGGCGCCATTCATCGAGTACAGCAACGGCTTCCCGCCCGCTATCGCCGGGCTCGTGGGCGGCCTCGCGGGCGGGTTCCCGGCCCAGTACTACCGAACCGCTTTTCCGGAGGACATCGAATATGTCGGTACGAGCTTCGCGACCACGGTTGCGGGCACGGCGGTGGCCGGCGAAGTGCTCTATTCATGGAACACGCCCTTTCAGATTTCCTCTTCGGAAATCCTGGGTGCGCGATGGATCGACAATTCGTCGGGCGGCCTCGCGGGCGCCACGGTACTGCCTTACGACATGACGCCGGGAGCCTTTCCGGCGGGGTATTTCCGCGAGGACGTGATAACGGGGCAAGTCTCGACCATCACGATCCTCAACCCTTCAAACGCAGTTCCGAAATTCTTCCGGTCGGATCTTGCAATACTGATTGTGAATGCCGGCTTTCAATATCTGCCGAGCATCAGCGATGCACGTCTCTCCGTTCTCAGCGGCGGTCGAGGCTCCGAAATCTCGCATCCCAATCCTCTGGTGCAGGGCGCGCTGTTCAACGTGAACCAGGAACTGATTCACGCGGATACGTTTTCCAGCGGATACCGGGTTATTGCCGGTCTCGACTACAACAACGTCCTGAACACCCCATGGAAGCTGTCTCCGAATATCCAGTGGCAACACGATCTGGGAACCTCGGCGGGCAGTATCGGACCAGGCTTCCTTCAGGACCGCATGACGGCATCCGTTGGGGTTACGGCCAACCTGCAGAACGTTTGGCAGGCGGAACTTCGTTACACAAATTCCTTCGGTAACAAGTTCCAGAACTACACACAGGACCGCGACTTCGTTTCATTCAGCGTGTCCTACGCTTTCTAA